A single Triticum dicoccoides isolate Atlit2015 ecotype Zavitan chromosome 2A, WEW_v2.0, whole genome shotgun sequence DNA region contains:
- the LOC119353564 gene encoding uncharacterized protein LOC119353564, translating into MAAKVLQLRSSDGKVLVAPAWDYRPAAAQALPLETRVSSRALERVLQYWTKHSLAKATGESRESLARWDADFQRRLEEDGLAKEAAAAAQELRRYGVDHGGRPHHHAATAASDVAAPAKAARVDPVRVWCVNHGERSHAPAMPGSFDASDTATTLPAAAGADPGDVRCAIRARGRQMAEDEESACHHRKRPASKAPLCLPATAAAPVKKVSRQVASKACSIVGSTPLPATAAAPSVQPKPQISMRELIVNARLTMARLDKARSASEEEASRRRDIERSRAEARRKVEQMANTVQFNDPWIHYSDVTKSPEELLQARQQAWRYQAHLLEMARRRDFAQAMQIHSTKEATNSLAASSAFCCSLRHRSNGFISDFTILRLSGDAT; encoded by the coding sequence ATGGCGGCGAAGGTGCTCCAGCTCCGTAGCTCCGACGGCAAGGTGCTCGTCGCTCCGGCGTGGGACTATCGCCCGGCCGCCGCCCAAGCCCTCCCGCTAGAGACGCGGGTGTCCTCGCGCGCCCTCGAGAGGGTGCTCCAGTACTGGACCAAGCACAGCCTTGCCAAGGCCACCGGTGAGTCCCGGGAGTCCCTGGCCCGCTGGGACGCCGACTTCCAGCGCCGCCTCGAGGAAGACGGCctcgccaaggaggccgccgcagccgcccaagAACTCCGCCGCTACGGCGTCGACCATGGAGGGCGTCCCCATCACCACGCCGCCACGGCCGCATCTGATGTCGCTGCTCCTGCCAAGGCGGCCCGTGTTGATCCCGTCCGTGTCTGGTGTGTCAACCACGGAGAACGCAGCCATGCGCCGGCGATGCCCGGCTCCTTCGATGCCTCTGATACTGCCACCACCTTGCCGGCCGCTGCTGGTGCTGACCCCGGGGACGTCCGGTGCGCGATCCGTGCCCGTGGGCGCCAGATGGCTGAAGACGAGGAGTCCGCTTGCCACCACCGCAAGCGCCCGGCTTCCAAGGCTCCACTCTGCCTGCCTGCCACTGCTGCTGCGCCTGTGAAGAAGGTCTCTCGTCAGGTCGCTTCCAAGGCTTGCTCTATCGTCGGCTCTACACCACTGCCTGCCACTGCTGCTGCGCCCAGTGTGCAACCGAAGCCGCAGATCAGCATGCGCGAACTGATCGTGAACGCTCGCCTCACCATGGCTCGCCTCGACAAGGCTCGCTCTGCCTCTGAAGAAGAGGCCAGCCGTCGGCGCGACATCGAGCGCAGCCGAGCGGAGGCCCGGCGAAAGGTGGAGCAGATGGCGAACACCGTGCAGTTCAACGACCCGTGGATCCATTACtccgacgtgaccaagtcccctgaGGAGCTGCTCCAAGCACGACAGCAAGCATGGCGTTATCAAGCTCACCTCCTCGAGATGGCTCGTCGACGGGACTTTGCTCAAGCGATGCAAATCCACAGCACCAAGGAAGCAACCAATTCCTTGGCTGCGTCCAGTG